TGCCTTTGTTACATTACATGTCAGTGGCATCTAGATATTTAtagaatgtaatatattttactttatatgacaatgtttttagataattattataatttggatATATTTAGATTGGAACAAGTAGTATAAATTTGTTACAGCAAAGTTAAAAAACTTATCATTTCTTCAATTGTGTAGCCTAGCTTAGGCTAGTCTTCTTTTGGATTTTATCTTGTGATTATatcaagtttcttttttatttggatTTTCTTAAAAGGATTTAAAAATAGGCAGATTTATTATAGGTGAGAGGTGTTGTCAAAGCTGAGGTAATTGATGCCATGGGTAAGAGTTATACAGTAGCAAGGACAATTGAGTCATCAACACAAGGAGATAAAAGGAAATTTAAGACTCTCGACAGTACTGTAACCATAAtaagtaaagataaaaaacaggtaaatgtgtttcaaaatatttacaatttagaCTTGTAGatcatatcttattgaattcctttaaatcttattattttattcctgAAATAGAAAGCATCAATAACCAATCGATGTGCTAACGTTGATGCAGAGATTAGTATAGCATTGGGTGTTTCAAAATCAATTCTAAATTACGTTATATTTTGCCATCAAGATGAGCTTAATTGGCCATTTGACCAAGGCAAAACGTTAAAAGATAGATTTGATGAGATATTTGATAGTGCAAGATTTAATAAAGCCTTGGAGTCTATTTTAAAGCTTCAGAAAGAGTTACAAGGCGATATTCGAACTTTAAAAGCACAAAAACAAACTTGTAATGTACTCGTGTCTGAAGTGGAAGATAAAGAGAATAAACTCAAGGAGCACAAAAAAAGATTGGATACtgcaaaggaaaaaattaatgatatcgAAAAACAGCTTGTACCTGTGAAACAGAAAATGGAAGAAGTGCAGCAACTTAATacggaatataaaaatatccagACTGAGGAAGGTAAGTTTaacaaaaattcattaaaaatatgagtcaaagaaaaaatttttcaggaaaaaagaaaatggaattcaatatacaaaaagaacgatatgaaaaattgaaggaaaatataaagaatatcttTGAGGGAACAACAGAGGAATTAAATGTGCGCATAGAATCGTACGATACTGTATTGAGGGAGAAGAATGATGAAATAGCAGaggtataataaatattacaacaatattatgtagcacgcgcgcgcgcacacgcacacacacacgcacacacacacgcacgcacgcacgcacacagcacacaaatataataaataacgatataAGAAATTGTACTTTGTTTACAGAATGAAGCTGAGGTCAAAGGTATTTCCGAAAAAGCAACtcgaatttcaaatattttagcaaCACGAAGAGAAACTGTAGGTACATTAAAACAACAGGTGAGAGATCACGAAAGAAGAATGGCTCGCCGCAATCAATTGTTAAATGAGGCATTGCAAGCTTGGAATTTTGATATAGTGGAATCAGATGTATCAGAAATAGGTACATTTAAGAATAGTTAATTTCACAATTTCTTAGCATTAGACTGCTTCATTTTTTTCCCTTTGCATTGTTGaatcatacaaaaatttaatgcacAGAGGTGAAGGCTCTTACAAAAAGATTGGAAGAAAAGATGCGAACATTAGAAAAAGAGGTAGAGGAAAATAGATTGGCCATgcagaaagaggaaaagaaattaCAAAGGGAAGTTGATACACTGCGCAGCAATTACTCAAAAATAGATTCAGAGAAGGTTCTCAAAGAGAAGGAGATAACAGAGATAAGAGACGACATAAACACAATTCGAAACCAAATAGCACAGGTTAGTACGAGTTTGTTAATagaaatgttcaattttttcgaaaagtattgtgtcaatttttttatgtagattGGTGCAGCGGGAAATAAGTTGAAGTCCATCGAACAAAAACTTCAAACGGCAAAACAAAGAATTGACGAACTTAGTAGTGCGTTGAATGTCGATTCTGTTAAAGCTGATATCGCagacaaaataaaatccaGAGATAACATCGAAACAACTTTAAATGCGATTGATGACGAAATTTCTTCTTTGCATAAATTAAGTTCTTTAACGGcagaatttgaattaaaaaaatcggcGTTACAAGCTAAAGAAGAAGAACTGGAGAATTTAAGAAGGAAGCATGGAGATAGTATCAAAGTACTATTAAATACTCAAGAATTAggacaaataaaattgaaagatacTTTGGAGCGCCTTCACCAGAAATCggtatgtaattaattttacatttatgtacattgcttatgtgtaaaatttttttataattgtaaacttcaaggaaaaagaaacaaatgcCTTAACACGAGAGATTCAAGCACAAGAACGTAAAACTACTGCCTTCGAGACAACAGCACGACATATAGAATCCGACATTAAGAAAATGACGACAGATCTACACAGTaagaatattctatatatatatatttataatttcatgacatatataatattgttcaaGTGGtcatttaaaatgtttctttcctttttagATGATAAAGAAAAGATATCTACAGTATGCGATTACAAAGATTTCGATGAAGCTTTGTTGTTCCAATCAACGATCGTAAAGGATCTTCAGGACAAGAGAGGAATCTATGCTTACCAAGCTACAGCTTACAAGGAATACGTTAAACAATTATCTGCAAATAATCCTTGTTGCCCCTTATGTCATAGAAACTTTGACAAAAAAGATACAGTTGCAGATTTAATCAAAGAAATCGAAAGCGATATAATACGTAATCAACCCGATCGTTTAAAGACATGTGAGCGGGAACTAgagaaagaacaaaaaaaatataacaatatgcTGCAATTGAAACCTATTGTCGAAAAGGTCATTGAATGTGAAACACATTACTTAAAGACATTGGAGTgagtttatttaattgttccaAATTAAATCTGGTTTTgaagttacaatttttatatttatattaatttttcttttcattaggGAAAAGTTAAAAAGGGCACAGAACAGTGTGGCGCAGTCAAAAATGGCCGTTAAGAATTTAGAAGCGTCAAAAGCAGAGCCTGAGAAGAAGTTGttgctatataaaaatatgattggcGATATTAAATTCTGGGATCGGTGCATAGATGAAATACAGCAATTGAAGAGAGCAGTTAACAACTTGGATACTCAAATGACCAGTGctggtaatattatattgatattctttctaaaactaattaataataatttataattattaattaatttttctttacgtGCGCGTATAGGAGTTAAAACCAAAAGGACTATAGAAGAAGCACAGATGCAACGAGAGTCTTTGAGAACGTCTCTTAGAGAGGCTCGTAATCATATTGATGCCTTGCAACTCAAATTGAACAAGCATAATGAGAGATTGCAGGACGCTAGAGCGATGTATAACGAGCTACATGAGGAGCAATTAAAGATACATACCGATATGCAGAAGTTAAAACATTTGAAAGACAAGCAGGACGATTTATATGCGCGGGAAATTACCGTAGGAGAAACGATGGAAAAGTTACGAAAAGATTTGGCACTTGCTGAGAGTGAATTGAATTCTGGAAGTAGGCAATTGGAAAAGACCAAGGTTTGTTTTTAACCTCTGAATAATTAGCAATAAGATGGAAAAAAATGTCgtaatttacaatttgtaaaacttgtataagataaaattcctttttttatagaCAGAAAATTGGCAAAAGCAAGAAGCCGACAGAAAATTAATGTCCGAAAATGCCAGACGTTTGTctgatttacataaaatattggaCGAGGTCAATTCTTTTGTTAATAGCAATGTACTTGAGAAACTCACGAGCTATGAGCGCGAGATAGAGACTTATAAGAATTCGTTAACGGAACTTGTGAACAAGAAAAACGACATAGAGCAGGCGATAAGCAAATTGAAGGAGGATATTATTT
This genomic window from Monomorium pharaonis isolate MP-MQ-018 chromosome 8, ASM1337386v2, whole genome shotgun sequence contains:
- the LOC105831670 gene encoding DNA repair protein RAD50, coding for MSKVRRLSLRGIRNFGDDSEDALIRFSCPLTLILGPNGTGKTTIIEALKFATTGEFPPGSEKGKSFVHDPMLATTGSVRGVVKAEVIDAMGKSYTVARTIESSTQGDKRKFKTLDSTVTIISKDKKQKASITNRCANVDAEISIALGVSKSILNYVIFCHQDELNWPFDQGKTLKDRFDEIFDSARFNKALESILKLQKELQGDIRTLKAQKQTCNVLVSEVEDKENKLKEHKKRLDTAKEKINDIEKQLVPVKQKMEEVQQLNTEYKNIQTEEGKKKMEFNIQKERYEKLKENIKNIFEGTTEELNVRIESYDTVLREKNDEIAENEAEVKGISEKATRISNILATRRETVGTLKQQVRDHERRMARRNQLLNEALQAWNFDIVESDVSEIEVKALTKRLEEKMRTLEKEVEENRLAMQKEEKKLQREVDTLRSNYSKIDSEKVLKEKEITEIRDDINTIRNQIAQIGAAGNKLKSIEQKLQTAKQRIDELSSALNVDSVKADIADKIKSRDNIETTLNAIDDEISSLHKLSSLTAEFELKKSALQAKEEELENLRRKHGDSIKVLLNTQELGQIKLKDTLERLHQKSEKETNALTREIQAQERKTTAFETTARHIESDIKKMTTDLHNDKEKISTVCDYKDFDEALLFQSTIVKDLQDKRGIYAYQATAYKEYVKQLSANNPCCPLCHRNFDKKDTVADLIKEIESDIIRNQPDRLKTCERELEKEQKKYNNMLQLKPIVEKVIECETHYLKTLEEKLKRAQNSVAQSKMAVKNLEASKAEPEKKLLLYKNMIGDIKFWDRCIDEIQQLKRAVNNLDTQMTSAGVKTKRTIEEAQMQRESLRTSLREARNHIDALQLKLNKHNERLQDARAMYNELHEEQLKIHTDMQKLKHLKDKQDDLYAREITVGETMEKLRKDLALAESELNSGSRQLEKTKTENWQKQEADRKLMSENARRLSDLHKILDEVNSFVNSNVLEKLTSYEREIETYKNSLTELVNKKNDIEQAISKLKEDIISQEIGKRELIDNITLRKIKEILETLKEQYKNLNEKLKNMNYKEMMNKWEQLENEKEALLRQKNLALGNQEELERVIRQYTQELRKEEYRLARRNYTKKCIELTVQEDTIANLQAYNKILDKAMLEYHEERMSTVNKIMKKLWKHVYKGTDTTSIEICTEPTEGVGSNRRSYNYKLVQTKHGCKMDMKGRCSAGQKVLASIIIRLALAETFCKNCGILALDEPTTNLDEENANSLADMLTKVVELRSRHQKNFQLIIISHDEKFLQKLADLNNHKQFHELYRKQNGMTTVKISDFNEPMSSLLHIKNEDESSDEEEQGPNQFGEPSGLSRGTANKKRYNLDNDDNRPPAKKKYCFTD